A single genomic interval of uncultured Desulfobacter sp. harbors:
- a CDS encoding DUF3108 domain-containing protein: MTLQRMRALPNLVIVRYFFLTLLFLVLLCGSSVRAADKKTSKNTLPFSPEEQLVYQIRWEMIEAGVASFDVLPVKEVDQQPCRHFSLKVETSPLVDVFYKVRDKLDSYTDLALGRSIRYGKKQKGSEQRDILVQFNWEKRIARYSNFNADRKPITIPPGTFDPLAAFYKLRSMDLGDKKGIEFPITDGKKCFMGRAEVVGQETITCFNTTYDTYVIEPELVHFGGVFKKSDKPTLRLWITTDERRLPVRIRSKVIVGSIIGELVSVGHRSK, translated from the coding sequence ATGACATTACAGCGAATGCGGGCGTTGCCCAATCTTGTTATTGTCCGGTATTTTTTTCTGACGCTGCTGTTTTTAGTATTGTTATGCGGTTCATCGGTAAGGGCGGCGGATAAAAAAACGTCAAAAAACACATTGCCTTTCTCCCCGGAAGAACAGCTTGTATATCAGATTCGCTGGGAGATGATTGAGGCAGGCGTTGCGTCCTTTGATGTTCTTCCTGTGAAGGAAGTCGATCAACAACCGTGCCGGCACTTTTCATTGAAGGTGGAAACCTCTCCATTGGTGGATGTCTTTTATAAAGTTCGCGATAAGCTTGACTCTTATACGGACCTTGCCCTTGGCCGTTCAATTCGGTATGGCAAAAAACAGAAAGGGAGCGAACAACGGGATATCCTGGTGCAGTTTAACTGGGAGAAACGTATAGCCAGGTATTCAAATTTTAATGCCGACAGAAAGCCCATAACGATTCCACCCGGCACATTTGATCCGCTTGCGGCATTTTATAAATTACGTTCTATGGATTTAGGCGACAAAAAGGGGATTGAATTTCCCATAACTGACGGGAAAAAATGTTTTATGGGCAGGGCAGAGGTTGTGGGGCAGGAAACCATAACATGTTTTAACACCACCTATGATACCTATGTGATTGAGCCTGAGCTTGTCCATTTTGGCGGGGTCTTTAAAAAAAGTGACAAGCCTACGTTGCGTTTATGGATTACCACGGATGAAAGGCGTCTTCCGGTTCGGATCCGGTCTAAAGTGATTGTCGGTTCAATCATTGGTGAGCTTGTTTCTGTAGGCCACAGGAGCAAATAG
- a CDS encoding cation diffusion facilitator family transporter yields MGQSQKLKSQDNDFRTAQFWALVGFAGNFVLAVLKGWAGIVSNSSAMIADAVHSASDIFASLFVYISLKIAQKPPDEEHPYGHGRAEVISTLVVMGMLAAAGVEIIRTAIATIQHGHLNAPGNAAVYAAIVSVLINELMFQFTYRAGVRTNSPSTIANAMDNRSDAFSSIAALIGILGAKLKYPVLDPVAGIVVALFIFKMSYDIAMDAVAQIMDESVGESKIQEVATLALTVNGVKNVHGVRVRRSGAAYLVDLDIVVDPKITVEMAHDIGESVRQMIRLHMDKVTQVRVHIDPSDQH; encoded by the coding sequence ATGGGGCAAAGCCAAAAACTGAAATCACAGGATAACGATTTTCGGACTGCCCAATTCTGGGCGCTTGTTGGGTTTGCAGGGAATTTTGTTTTGGCGGTTCTGAAGGGTTGGGCCGGCATTGTGTCAAACTCCAGCGCCATGATTGCGGATGCCGTGCATTCCGCCTCGGACATTTTTGCATCCCTGTTTGTTTATATCAGCCTGAAAATCGCCCAGAAACCCCCGGACGAAGAACACCCTTACGGCCACGGCAGGGCAGAGGTTATTTCGACCCTTGTGGTGATGGGTATGCTGGCCGCGGCAGGAGTCGAGATTATCAGAACTGCCATAGCAACAATCCAGCATGGACATCTCAACGCTCCGGGAAATGCGGCCGTATATGCGGCAATCGTTTCGGTTCTCATCAACGAGCTGATGTTTCAGTTCACCTACAGGGCCGGGGTGAGGACCAACAGCCCGTCAACCATTGCCAACGCCATGGATAACAGGTCAGACGCCTTTTCTTCCATTGCCGCCCTGATTGGTATTCTTGGTGCTAAGTTAAAATATCCTGTGCTTGATCCTGTGGCTGGTATTGTGGTGGCCCTGTTCATATTCAAGATGAGTTATGATATTGCCATGGATGCGGTGGCACAGATCATGGATGAATCTGTGGGGGAGAGCAAAATTCAGGAAGTAGCGACGCTTGCGCTTACCGTTAACGGGGTGAAAAACGTGCATGGCGTAAGGGTACGTCGAAGCGGCGCTGCTTATCTTGTGGATCTGGATATTGTGGTGGATCCAAAGATTACTGTGGAAATGGCCCATGACATAGGCGAGTCGGTCCGGCAGATGATCCGGCTACATATGGATAAAGTCACTCAGGTCCGGGTGCATATTGACCCTTCGGATCAGCACTGA
- a CDS encoding PAS domain S-box protein: MKKAYNPISSDNLRRALSFYLATSLFLFSLLLILTIANPIYKHLKKSENDNVYHDVELTAMSVNEWSRRVMDIAIQITSRTRIRQELEKYNNKIISLTQLKTFTEPKLSDAMNMSEEIIGITRLDSSGKVVAQCGESLPSLTRAIDYSIPFDTSVSTPVIQNGRQVVVVSAPIINRLKKHIGADFVLIDLYPLKNIINSKTALEKNYETILGYTLDGTVLKIFPEIRHIKNDVINDLLKKAFQGQEGMNDESPVFVAAYHGLDIENFGLVILKNKTELYRILNTRLIYWGLIGIVAYIVFIAGFCFLMRPMTNRLLLHSDELNEKIKQQTRHLEEEIKERKRTAAQLEKTITEHRQTEIALSESETRLSHIIMGSPVPTFVIDNDHIITHWNTALEKVSGISGSQIVGTKNQWMPFYSKKRPVMADLIVDKVPEEKMSNYYRGIYKKSKTVENAYEAEDFFPDMDEHGRWLFFTAAPLRNSSGNTIGAVETLQDISARKEAETALRESESKFKSIFDNKGTATFLFNEDGIIRECNQTFEKLSGYLKTDIINKMKWSDFVAKEDIEKMQRYHDQRSKRTGFPPSQYESRIVNKAGEVKTVITNVSLIGKERIVSLMDITERKLAETENEKLHKKLGQSQKMEAIGSLAGGIAHDFNNILGAIIGYTELAKMDKVDNEKKEKHLNKVLTAANRAKELIQQILTFSRQTEHEVRPLKLKLIIKEVLQLLRASLPSTIDIKSDINNESLIMGDWTQIHQVVLNLCTNAGHAMQENGGTLYVGLTNERLGPNFTSNDPDLSINDYVKIIVKDTGHGIPPELIERLFEPFFTTKGPGEGTGMGLAVVHGIVKSMKGEIVVESFLGKGSSFSVYLPIIQDMAETDVPKEDNFAKGCGHILFVDDEPAIVDIGKLMLTKLGYHVTTRTGGIEALEAFKSNPDKFDLVLTDMTMPQMTGEKLAREIISIRKEIPIIISTGFSSVMTEEKTLKLGVKGLLMKPFVLSELAGVIHNVLDKKE; encoded by the coding sequence TTGAAAAAAGCTTACAACCCAATATCATCGGATAATTTGCGAAGGGCTCTGTCTTTTTATTTGGCAACAAGCTTGTTCCTTTTTTCACTATTATTAATTCTGACAATCGCAAATCCTATCTACAAGCATTTAAAAAAATCAGAAAACGACAATGTTTATCACGATGTAGAGCTCACAGCCATGTCTGTGAATGAGTGGAGCAGACGTGTCATGGACATAGCCATTCAAATAACAAGCCGAACACGAATCAGGCAGGAACTTGAAAAATATAACAATAAAATAATATCCTTAACACAGCTCAAAACATTTACTGAACCTAAACTGTCAGATGCCATGAATATGTCGGAAGAAATTATAGGCATCACCCGGTTAGACAGTTCAGGAAAAGTCGTTGCCCAATGTGGCGAAAGCCTACCATCGTTAACACGCGCAATAGATTATTCCATCCCATTTGATACGTCGGTATCGACACCTGTCATCCAAAACGGGCGTCAGGTTGTGGTTGTCAGTGCCCCCATTATAAATCGGCTAAAAAAACATATAGGTGCGGATTTCGTGCTGATCGACCTTTATCCATTAAAAAATATTATCAACAGCAAAACGGCGCTGGAAAAAAACTATGAAACGATTTTAGGATATACATTAGACGGAACGGTTCTTAAAATCTTTCCTGAAATCAGACATATAAAAAATGATGTGATCAACGATTTGCTGAAAAAGGCGTTTCAAGGCCAGGAAGGAATGAATGACGAATCACCTGTTTTCGTCGCAGCATATCATGGTCTGGATATCGAAAACTTTGGACTTGTTATTTTGAAGAACAAGACAGAATTGTACAGAATCTTGAATACCAGACTGATTTACTGGGGGCTTATCGGTATTGTTGCGTATATTGTATTTATTGCGGGGTTTTGTTTTTTAATGAGACCTATGACAAACAGGCTGCTGCTACACTCAGATGAATTAAATGAAAAGATAAAACAACAAACCCGCCACCTTGAAGAGGAGATAAAGGAGCGAAAACGAACAGCAGCGCAATTGGAGAAAACTATTACAGAACATCGACAAACAGAAATCGCCCTTAGTGAAAGTGAAACACGACTTTCACACATCATTATGGGAAGTCCGGTACCTACGTTTGTTATTGATAATGACCATATCATAACGCATTGGAATACGGCGCTTGAAAAGGTTAGCGGAATTTCGGGAAGTCAAATTGTCGGAACAAAAAATCAGTGGATGCCTTTCTATTCAAAAAAAAGGCCGGTAATGGCGGACCTGATCGTCGACAAAGTACCTGAAGAAAAAATGTCAAACTATTACAGAGGTATATATAAAAAGTCGAAAACCGTTGAGAATGCATACGAGGCAGAAGATTTTTTTCCTGATATGGACGAACATGGGCGATGGCTCTTTTTCACGGCAGCACCTTTACGCAACAGTTCCGGAAATACGATTGGTGCAGTGGAGACCTTACAGGACATCTCGGCCCGTAAAGAGGCAGAGACAGCCTTAAGGGAGAGTGAATCAAAATTTAAAAGCATATTTGACAATAAAGGGACAGCAACATTTCTTTTTAATGAAGACGGAATCATTAGAGAGTGTAATCAGACATTTGAAAAACTTAGCGGATATTTAAAAACCGATATCATCAATAAAATGAAATGGTCGGATTTTGTTGCAAAAGAAGATATTGAAAAAATGCAGAGATACCATGATCAACGTTCAAAAAGAACCGGTTTTCCCCCTTCACAATATGAAAGTCGTATAGTTAACAAAGCGGGTGAGGTTAAAACAGTGATCACCAATGTTAGTTTAATAGGAAAGGAACGAATCGTTTCACTGATGGATATTACTGAACGAAAGCTGGCAGAGACAGAGAATGAAAAACTGCATAAAAAATTAGGACAGTCACAAAAAATGGAGGCCATAGGTTCTCTGGCAGGTGGGATTGCCCATGATTTTAACAATATCCTTGGTGCGATCATAGGGTACACCGAACTTGCAAAAATGGACAAGGTTGACAATGAGAAGAAAGAGAAGCATCTCAATAAGGTGTTAACGGCTGCAAACCGCGCAAAAGAGCTTATTCAGCAGATACTTACATTCAGCCGGCAGACAGAACATGAAGTCAGACCGTTAAAGCTGAAACTGATTATAAAAGAAGTACTTCAACTGCTCAGAGCATCATTACCTTCGACCATAGATATCAAAAGCGATATCAATAACGAGTCACTCATCATGGGGGATTGGACCCAGATTCACCAGGTTGTTTTGAATCTTTGCACCAATGCCGGTCACGCCATGCAAGAGAATGGCGGAACATTATATGTCGGGTTAACGAATGAAAGGCTTGGTCCTAATTTTACTTCGAACGACCCTGATTTATCCATTAATGATTATGTAAAAATAATTGTAAAAGACACAGGCCACGGCATTCCACCTGAATTGATTGAACGTTTGTTTGAACCGTTTTTTACAACAAAGGGTCCGGGTGAAGGAACAGGTATGGGATTGGCGGTTGTCCACGGTATCGTGAAAAGCATGAAAGGAGAAATTGTAGTTGAAAGTTTTTTGGGAAAGGGAAGTTCCTTTAGTGTCTACCTTCCTATTATTCAAGATATGGCGGAAACGGATGTGCCCAAGGAAGACAATTTTGCCAAAGGTTGCGGTCATATTCTTTTTGTTGACGATGAGCCGGCTATAGTCGACATTGGAAAATTAATGCTGACAAAATTGGGTTATCATGTAACGACAAGAACCGGTGGAATTGAAGCTCTGGAAGCATTTAAATCCAACCCGGATAAATTTGATCTTGTGCTGACGGATATGACAATGCCCCAGATGACGGGAGAAAAATTGGCCAGGGAAATCATTTCAATCCGTAAAGAGATTCCCATCATCATCAGTACAGGATTCAGTTCGGTAATGACCGAAGAAAAAACACTGAAACTTGGAGTAAAAGGCCTTTTAATGAAGCCTTTTGTTTTATCAGAACTTGCAGGCGTTATTCATAATGTGCTGGACAAAAAAGAATAA
- a CDS encoding transposase, with protein MGIEKKLSFGNLRKTVSKRSIEIAESRQIGKVKYSVHDACLSSLGMMFFQDPSMLEFQRRLQNRVQRNNLQTMFKVSDIPKDNQLRDIIDNVSPEELYPIFTDFFRLLQRGNHLQSYRVLNEWYLIPIDGTQYFRSEKISCPSCLTKKHRNGTVSYSHQALCAAIVHPDKRQVIPLAPEPIKNTDGSKKQDCETNAGKRILERIRNEHPKLKIIITADDLYSKAPFIEALRQQRMSFILIAKPADHKILFQQILNKEDMEQANIIEWEDKKGRCHKYEWINHLRLNGSKTSPTVNFFEYTIFKDEDTVSYTNSWVTDIHVTHHNVKELVKAGRAKWKIENENFNTLKNHGYNIEHNFGHGQKNLSFNFLIFIFVAFFMHNILELTDQLFKKARAKFSARKEFWNQLRCTIRVIIFRNWESLLHLLIKDSSEIRAP; from the coding sequence TTGGGCATTGAAAAAAAACTCAGTTTTGGAAATCTCAGAAAGACTGTTTCAAAAAGAAGCATTGAGATTGCCGAGTCCCGTCAGATTGGAAAAGTAAAATATTCTGTGCATGATGCCTGTTTAAGCTCTTTAGGCATGATGTTTTTTCAAGACCCCTCAATGCTTGAATTTCAAAGACGTCTTCAAAATAGGGTGCAGCGAAATAATCTGCAAACAATGTTTAAAGTTTCGGATATTCCCAAAGACAACCAGCTACGGGATATTATCGATAATGTTTCTCCTGAAGAACTATACCCAATTTTTACAGACTTTTTCCGTTTGCTTCAACGCGGCAACCACCTCCAGTCTTATCGTGTTCTGAATGAGTGGTATCTGATCCCTATAGATGGGACGCAATATTTCAGGTCGGAAAAAATAAGTTGTCCCTCCTGCCTGACAAAAAAACATCGAAATGGGACGGTCAGCTATTCCCACCAGGCGCTATGCGCGGCCATTGTCCATCCTGATAAACGCCAGGTTATTCCATTGGCGCCGGAACCAATCAAAAACACCGATGGTTCTAAAAAACAGGACTGTGAAACCAATGCTGGAAAACGAATCCTTGAGCGGATTCGAAACGAACACCCAAAACTGAAAATTATTATTACCGCAGATGACCTATATTCAAAGGCCCCCTTCATTGAGGCGCTCAGGCAGCAGCGAATGTCGTTTATTCTTATTGCAAAGCCAGCCGATCACAAAATTCTTTTTCAGCAGATCCTTAATAAAGAGGACATGGAGCAAGCCAACATAATAGAATGGGAAGACAAAAAAGGGCGATGCCATAAATATGAATGGATAAATCATTTGCGGTTAAACGGAAGTAAAACCTCCCCAACCGTTAACTTTTTTGAATATACCATTTTTAAGGATGAAGACACCGTCAGTTATACCAACAGCTGGGTGACCGATATTCATGTAACTCATCATAATGTAAAAGAGCTTGTCAAGGCGGGCAGAGCCAAATGGAAAATTGAAAACGAAAATTTCAACACCTTGAAAAATCACGGGTATAACATTGAACATAATTTTGGTCATGGACAAAAGAACCTGTCATTCAATTTTCTTATATTTATATTCGTTGCATTTTTCATGCACAACATTCTCGAGTTGACTGATCAACTTTTCAAGAAAGCCAGGGCCAAATTCAGTGCACGTAAAGAATTCTGGAACCAATTACGCTGTACTATTCGAGTCATCATATTTCGTAACTGGGAATCATTATTGCATCTTCTTATTAAAGATTCTTCTGAAATCAGGGCTCCCTGA
- a CDS encoding transposase → MSEENEQLKIEIQKLRDENNQLKGEQGKPKIRGKKGRGKGKNVSSEKDRKEREGKKEKKQEIKKKDTTIDRTEICKVDPSILPADAEYRGYEPVLVQEILITTDNVEYRKEIFYSPSENRTYVGELPAGIVGEFGPGIRSLVCTLKYVANMSQPKIRELLENCGINISQSTISRILTKDETGFNQEKIDIFLSALEHTPYHQIDDTTVRVNGQNHYSQIFCNPYYTAFFTVPRKDRLTILDLLLCGRERTYRFDQMAFCLMADFRVGKKVIDQLRSLTDNKELCETQMQLLLEKVFKKGKNTKTRVMEAAAIQQFSVNVSNFLNVLSLIDFDRC, encoded by the coding sequence TTGAGCGAAGAAAACGAACAATTGAAGATAGAAATCCAAAAACTTCGCGATGAAAACAACCAACTTAAAGGAGAACAGGGCAAACCGAAAATCCGTGGCAAAAAAGGACGTGGCAAAGGCAAAAACGTATCCTCGGAAAAAGACAGAAAGGAACGAGAAGGAAAAAAGGAAAAAAAGCAGGAAATCAAAAAGAAAGATACCACCATTGATCGGACCGAAATATGTAAAGTCGATCCCTCCATATTACCCGCTGATGCCGAATACAGAGGGTATGAACCTGTCCTTGTGCAAGAAATTCTGATCACAACGGATAACGTCGAATATAGAAAAGAAATCTTTTATTCCCCTTCCGAGAACCGCACTTACGTGGGAGAATTACCAGCAGGTATAGTTGGGGAGTTCGGTCCCGGTATACGATCTTTAGTTTGCACACTGAAATATGTGGCAAACATGTCTCAGCCAAAAATCCGGGAGTTGCTTGAGAACTGTGGCATTAACATTTCACAATCGACTATTTCACGAATCCTTACGAAGGATGAAACCGGGTTCAACCAGGAGAAAATAGACATTTTTCTTTCTGCACTGGAGCATACTCCTTATCACCAAATCGACGACACCACGGTAAGGGTTAACGGCCAAAACCACTATTCACAGATTTTCTGTAATCCATATTATACAGCATTTTTCACCGTCCCACGCAAAGATCGTCTCACGATACTGGATTTGTTGTTGTGTGGTAGGGAAAGAACATATCGTTTTGATCAGATGGCATTTTGTCTAATGGCGGATTTCAGAGTTGGAAAAAAAGTGATCGATCAGCTTCGGAGTTTGACCGACAACAAGGAGCTGTGTGAAACGCAAATGCAACTGTTACTGGAAAAGGTCTTTAAAAAAGGAAAAAACACAAAGACCAGGGTTATGGAAGCCGCAGCCATACAGCAATTCTCAGTGAACGTTAGTAATTTTTTGAATGTTCTCAGTTTAATAGATTTTGATCGTTGTTAG
- a CDS encoding FAD-dependent oxidoreductase, giving the protein MTSSQKSKGVSRRRFMTLAGGAAGLATMAAFGLFPEQGVCSTNVPEIDMDKITNIENETDVLVIGGGMAGLFAAVKAHDAGSKVMLVSKGRLGSSGQTPFAKGIFAFDPDSEKFSLDEFVDTVSRSALGTNNPVYTRQMAEHSLARVNELKEWGFFDPTFRLSL; this is encoded by the coding sequence ATGACATCTTCACAAAAATCAAAAGGCGTGTCACGCCGCAGATTCATGACCCTTGCAGGTGGGGCCGCAGGGCTTGCGACGATGGCTGCGTTTGGGTTGTTTCCAGAACAGGGCGTGTGCAGCACCAATGTCCCTGAGATTGATATGGACAAAATAACAAATATCGAAAACGAAACGGATGTTCTGGTTATCGGCGGTGGAATGGCAGGATTATTTGCTGCTGTTAAGGCACACGATGCAGGTTCTAAAGTAATGCTTGTCTCCAAAGGCCGTCTGGGTTCTTCAGGGCAGACACCTTTTGCAAAGGGTATATTCGCATTTGATCCTGATTCTGAAAAATTCAGCCTTGATGAATTTGTGGATACTGTTTCCCGGTCTGCATTGGGCACCAATAATCCGGTATATACCCGGCAAATGGCCGAGCATTCCCTGGCCCGTGTTAATGAACTCAAGGAATGGGGCTTTTTTGATCCTACATTTCGCTTGTCTCTGTAA
- a CDS encoding ferric reductase-like transmembrane domain-containing protein: MSTYIKNKFFRQSILVFIDMPLLIWATGNFPERSLLKEYLSIITILAFWQMIGQFFWTRTSRSVLTNLKMSRVVNYHKVIGYIFITILSLHPLYLVIPRCFEAGVTPVDAFFTIITTLNQGVVMGIIAWCLILLLGITSFLRNKLPMKYKTWRLFHGIMAMLFISTAAWHTINLGRHANLFMSILISMLTAGGILLLLKIYTFKKSKK, translated from the coding sequence ATGAGCACTTATATAAAAAATAAATTTTTTAGACAATCCATACTGGTATTCATCGACATGCCCCTGCTTATCTGGGCAACGGGTAATTTTCCGGAGCGTTCTCTATTGAAAGAATATCTTTCCATTATAACCATTCTGGCCTTTTGGCAGATGATCGGACAGTTTTTTTGGACACGCACCAGCAGATCCGTTCTGACAAATCTTAAGATGAGCCGTGTGGTAAACTATCATAAAGTCATTGGGTATATATTTATTACCATTTTATCTTTACATCCGCTTTACCTTGTTATCCCGCGTTGTTTTGAAGCAGGGGTTACCCCTGTTGATGCGTTTTTTACCATCATCACAACCCTGAACCAGGGAGTTGTGATGGGTATCATTGCATGGTGCCTGATACTGCTATTGGGTATTACTTCTTTTTTACGGAACAAGCTGCCCATGAAATACAAGACCTGGCGGCTTTTTCACGGTATTATGGCAATGCTGTTTATTTCTACTGCCGCATGGCACACCATTAATCTTGGCCGGCATGCGAACCTATTCATGTCAATTTTAATCAGCATGCTGACTGCAGGTGGAATACTGCTTCTTCTGAAAATATATACGTTTAAAAAATCAAAGAAATAA
- a CDS encoding 4Fe-4S dicluster domain-containing protein: MSIEKIQGCIGCGTCIKTCPTDVIRKDPKTQKAFIAYPADCQICHLCRMYCPVDAITISPEKSIPVIVSWG, translated from the coding sequence ATGAGTATAGAAAAGATCCAAGGATGTATTGGTTGTGGAACATGTATAAAAACATGCCCCACCGACGTCATCCGCAAAGACCCAAAAACCCAAAAAGCATTTATCGCATATCCGGCGGATTGCCAGATATGCCATTTGTGCAGGATGTATTGTCCTGTTGACGCAATCACCATTTCGCCGGAGAAATCTATACCGGTTATTGTTTCATGGGGGTGA
- a CDS encoding MarR family transcriptional regulator: MKNENSDKPLMHLFMHIGKLLNDRLRSALGEGGIHFGQARILASLMYHGELTQRMIGDGLDIKPATVTNMVKKMESSGLIDRRRDVNDDRMIIVTLTSKGKEAAEFALTVMEQIEKEIRSELGQNEIDILRNPLERVRNTLGGADPGI; encoded by the coding sequence ATGAAAAATGAAAATTCAGACAAACCTTTGATGCATCTTTTTATGCACATAGGAAAATTGCTGAATGACAGGTTAAGAAGCGCACTGGGTGAGGGCGGTATTCATTTTGGGCAGGCACGGATTTTAGCTTCGCTGATGTATCATGGTGAATTGACACAGAGGATGATTGGCGATGGGTTAGATATCAAACCTGCAACGGTTACAAACATGGTAAAAAAAATGGAGTCATCCGGGCTGATTGACCGTCGACGGGATGTCAATGATGACAGAATGATTATCGTCACGCTGACTTCGAAAGGAAAAGAGGCTGCAGAATTTGCCCTAACCGTGATGGAGCAGATTGAAAAGGAGATCCGTTCGGAATTAGGCCAAAATGAAATTGATATATTGCGAAATCCCCTTGAAAGAGTTCGAAACACCCTTGGTGGCGCTGATCCAGGTATATAA
- a CDS encoding helix-turn-helix domain-containing protein, with protein sequence MGRTGRKFVSPIEPLALKWLSLIEFSDEESKRTKLRAQAIRLSNSRYSINQISQICLTTQETVSKWIDGWEKCQFDSLIDKPRPGRTPLIPVEKHDEIIDIVKKNPRQLKSAITEIEEKFGEKISVKTLKRIIKKNCVGAGDGNLSKASAMRMNSGRRKKRSKF encoded by the coding sequence ATGGGACGAACGGGTAGAAAATTTGTTTCTCCAATTGAGCCGTTGGCATTAAAATGGTTGTCACTTATTGAATTTTCGGATGAAGAATCAAAGCGTACTAAACTCAGAGCTCAAGCAATCCGATTGAGCAACTCGAGGTATAGTATCAATCAGATTTCACAAATATGTTTGACTACTCAGGAAACAGTTTCGAAGTGGATAGATGGATGGGAAAAATGTCAATTTGACTCTTTAATTGATAAACCACGTCCTGGAAGGACACCACTGATCCCAGTTGAGAAGCATGATGAAATCATTGATATTGTAAAGAAAAATCCAAGGCAACTTAAAAGTGCAATTACTGAAATAGAGGAAAAATTTGGTGAAAAAATTAGCGTAAAAACCCTGAAGCGGATTATAAAAAAAAACTGCGTTGGTGCCGGGGACGGAAATCTCTCAAAAGCAAGCGCGATGAGGATGAATTCAGGGAGGCGCAAAAAGAGATCGAAATTTTGA